In the Malus domestica chromosome 16, GDT2T_hap1 genome, one interval contains:
- the LOC103440245 gene encoding AT-hook motif nuclear-localized protein 23-like: protein MAGLDLGSASRYVHQLHRQDLQLQQQHQQQTDSEDDAVANRSTGRFSSGDDHQGSLNLGGINGGSGEIVARRPRGRPPGSKNKPKPPVIITRESANTLRAHILEVGNGCDVFDCVATYARRRQRGICILSGSGTVTNVTLRQPAAVGAVVTLHGRFEILSLSGSFLPPPAPPGATSLTIFLAGGQGQVVGGSVVGELTTAGPVIVIASSFTNVAYERLPLDEEEQLQVQDPQGSGGTGGGGGGVGGVSVGNNPFPDPSSGLPFFNLPLNMQNVQLPFDGWAGDGNNSGDRPPF from the coding sequence atGGCTGGTTTGGATTTAGGCTCAGCTTCTCGCTACGTTCACCAGCTTCACAGGCAAGACTTGCAACTccaacaacaacatcaacagCAAACCGATTCTGAAGACGATGCAGTAGCCAACAGGTCAACGGGCCGGTTCTCATCAGGAGATGATCATCAGGGTAGCCTCAACCTCGGAGGCATCAACGGTGGGTCAGGAGAGATCGTGGCCCGCCGGCCTCGAGGCCGTCCACCAGGATCCAAAAACAAGCCAAAACCACCGGTCATCATCACAAGAGAGAGTGCAAACACTCTTAGAGCACATATTCTGGAGGTAGGCAACGGCTGCGACGTCTTTGATTGCGTCGCCACGTACGCTCGGCGCCGCCAGCGTGGGATCTGTATTTTGAGCGGCAGTGGCACCGTTACTAATGTGACCTTGCGGCAGCCGGCCGCAGTAGGGGCCGTAGTAACCCTTCATGGAAGGTTTGAGATTTTATCCCTTTCAGGGTCATTTTTACCACCGCCCGCCCCGCCCGGGGCCACAAGCTTGACCATATTCTTGGCCGGCGGGCAGGGACAGGTTGTCGGGGGAAGCGTTGTTGGGGAGTTGACCACGGCAGGGCCTGTTATTGTGATCGCCTCATCGTTTACTAATGTTGCTTACGAGAGGCTGCCTTTGGATGAAGAGGAGCAGTTGCAGGTACAGGATCCCCAGGGATCCGGGGGTActggtggcggtggtggtggagTTGGTGGTGTTAGTGTTGGGAACAATCCTTTTCCAGACCCGTCTTCGGGGCTTCCATTCTTCAATTTGCCGCTGAATATGCAAAATGTTCAGTTGCCATTCGATGGGTGGGCTGGAGATGGAAATAACTCAGGGGATCGTCCACCATTCTGA